The genomic stretch GGCGTCGATATCATCATGGTCGGCGACAGCGTCGGCACCAATGTGCTGGGCTACGCCAGCGAGCGCGAGGTGACGCTGGACGATATGGCGCATCACATCGCCGCCGTGCGACGCGGCGCGCCGGGCGTCTATCTCATCGGCGACCTTCCTTTCGCGACTTATGAGAGCGAGGCGCAAGCGCTCGCCAGCGCCGCGCGTCTCGCGCAGGCCGGCGCCGATTGCGTGAAATTCGAAGGCGCACGGCCCGAAATCGTGCGCGCGCTGAAGCGCGAGGGCTATGAGGTCTGCTGCCACATCGGGCTCGAGTCGCAGCATCAGGAGGGCAAGCGCCGCCAAGGCAAGACCGCCGAAGCCGCAGCCAAGCTTCTCGCCGACGCGCTGGCGCTGGATGCGGCGGGCGCCGATTTCCTCGTTCTCGAGCTGATCCCGCGCGAGCTCGCGGCCAAGATCACCGAGCGTCTGCGCGCGCCGACGATCGGCATCGGCGCCGGCGCCGATTGCGACGCGCAAGTGCTGGTCGTGCATGATCTCGCGGCGCTGGGAACGCGCGACTTCAAGCATAATCGCCGCTATGTGGAGCTGGGCGCGGCGCTGCGGACGGCTGTCGCCGCTTATGCGCAGGACGTTCGCGAGGGGCGCTTTCCGGCCGAGGAGAATGGCTTCTCCATGGAGGCGGCGGAGCTGGCGGCCTTGGAAAAGATCATCGCATGAGCGCGTCTCGCATCGGGCTTCTGCTCGTCAATCTCGGCACGCCGCAGGGCGCCGATTATTGGTCGGTGCGCCGCTATTTGCGCGAGTTTTTGTCGGATCGCCGCGTCGTCGATCTGCCGCCGCTGCTGTGGCGTCCCATTCTCGAGAGCTTCGTGCTCACCTTTCGGCCGCGCCGCTCCGCGCGCGCCTATCGCTCCATCTGGAACAACGAGCGCGATGAAGGCCCGCTGAAGACGATCACCCGCGCGCAGGCGGAAAAGCTCGGCGCGCGCTTCACGGAACAGAATGTCATCGTCGATTTCGCCATGCGCTACGCCGGGCCGTCCATCGGCGAGAAGATCGACGCGCTGCGCGCAAGGGGCTGCGAGCGCATCTTGCTGTTTCCGCTCTATCCGCAATATGCGGCCTCGACGACGGCCTCCGTCTTCGATGAGACAGCGCGCGCGCTGGCTCTGTTGCGCGAGCAGCCGACATTGCGCATCGTCCCGCCCTTCTATGACGATCCCGCCTATATAGAAGCGCTCGCCGCCTCGACGCGCGCGCAGCTCGCTGCGCTGGATTTTACGCCGGATGTTCTGATCGCCTCTTTCCACGGACTGCCGCAAGCGCAGATCGACCGCGGCGATCCCTATCGCCGCCATTGCGAGGCGACATACGATCGTCTGCGCGCCGCGCTCGGCATGTCGCCGGAGCATTTGCGCCTCGCATTTCAATCGCGTTTCGGCCGCGCGCAATGGATCGGCCCCTATACGGCGAATATGCTGCAGGAGCTGGCGCAGAGCGGCGTAAAGCGCGTCGCCGTGCTGACGCCGGGCTTCGTCTCCGATTGTCTGGAGACGCTCGAGGAGATCGGCGTCGAGCTGCGCCATTCTTATTTGACAGCCGGCGGCGAAAAATTTGCGCGGCTCGACTGCCTCAACGACAGCGAGGATGGATTGCGCGCGCTGGAGACGATCGCGCGACGAGAGCTCGCCGGCTGGCTGGACACGTGAGCGGCCTCAGGCTTCTGCGGAAATTTTTCCGCCGCTGATCGTGACGATGCGGTCGGCGGCGTCGAAATAGCGGTCGTCATGCGAGATGATGACGAGCGTCTTGCCGCGCCGTTTCAGATCGGGAAGAATCTCGCGATAGAAAGCGCGACGAAACGCCGGGTCCTGCTCCGCCGCCCATTCGTCGAAGACCATCACCGGCCGTCCCTCGGCGAAGGCGGACACGAGCGCGAGACGCTTGCGCTGACCGGCGGAGAGCGCCGTGGTCGTATAGACGCCATTCTCGATCGCGGTCTTTTCCGAAATCTCCATGAGCGCGAGATAATCCTGCGCAGCAGTGGCCGACTCCTGCGAGACGCTCACATCGTCGAAGAGGAAATAATCGAAGAAAACGGCGGAGAAGAGCTGGCGATAATCGTCGCGCTCTGCGTCGCAGACCGGCCGGCCGTCGACGAGGATTTCACCGCTCGTCGGCGGATAGACGCCGAGAATGAGCTTGAGCAGCGTGGTTTTGCCGCCGCCATTCTCGCCGACGATGAACACGATTTCGCCGGGGCGAATGTGAAGATCCGTCGGGCCGAGCGTGAAGCCGACGACATTCTCCTCCTGCGAATATTGAAAGGTCACGCCGCGCAATTCCACCGAACCGAAGAACGGCGAAGGCGGCTGCGCCGCGCTTTCGACGAGCCGCGGCTCCGCCGTCGTGAAGCTCTCGGAGAGATCGACGACGCGGCGAAACGACGTCGCCGCGCGGCCGAACATCGCGACATGGGCGATCACCGCATTGACGGGCGCGCGCATATAGAGAAGCGCGACGATGAACGTCCCGGTCGTCGCGGGCGTTTCCCCTAGCGCCGTTTGCGCGGCGGTCAGCCCGCCGATGACGATGAAGATGGAGGTCGTGTCGATCGCCTCGACAGTGGAGAAGATCACGAAATTGCGGGTGGTCAGATCGCGTATGCGCTCGATCCGCGCAAACAGCCGATCATTGCGGAACACAGCGCGCCGCGCGCGATTGAGGCGCAGCTCCTTCGCGCCCTCGATCAGCGCGTCATAATCCTTCTGCAGCTCGTCGCGCGCGCGTCTTTCGGCGTCGAATAGCACGAAGGCCGTCGAAAGGGCGCGCCGCATGAGATAGATCGGCAGGCCGGCGAAGGCGAAGGCGACCAGCGCGAGGCGCCAGGACAAAAAGACGAGATAGGCGGCGCAACCGAGCGCGGTGAGCACGGACACGAATAGAAAGGGAAGTCCGCGCACGAACTCGCAGATTTCATCGACGTCGTGATTGAGCGCCGTGACGATGCGATGTCGCTGCAAGCGCTCGAGCGCCGCGACCGGCGCGCAGAGAATCTTGTCGACCAGCTCCTTGCGCAGATCGGCGACAGCGCCCTGGACGACCTCGCTGTTCGAGCGGTTCGCGACGATTTCGCCTGCGAGAGTCGTCGCGCAGAGCCCGGCGAAAATCGCGATCTCGGCGGCGGCGAGGCCATTGCCGAGGGCGCGCTCGATCATGGCGAGAACGCCGACCGTCGCGAGGCTCGCTGCGCCGCCCGTCAGCGCCGCGGCGAGAGCCTGCCTTTTATAGGGCGCGAGCAGACGCGCGGACGCGCGCAGAAGAGACCTGTTCCGCATCTATGGCCTCGTTGAAATGAATGGAATAAAATCACTGCGTCCGCCCCGTCAGCCGCCGCCACAGCTCGTCGAAGGGACGATAGACGAACCGCACCTCATGCTTGCCCTGCGACACGGCGACGGCGCGGAACATCACATTGGCGCGGAGAATCTCCGCCGGCTCGCCGTCGATTTCCGCCGTCCAGGACGGATGGAAAATATCGTTCAGCACCACATAGCCGCCGCCGCGCGGAACGTCGGCGTCGATGACGACCTCCGTATTGCGGTAAGAGCGGATGCGCGCGCCGCTCGCCTCGCCCTCCTCCGGCCGCGAATGGCGGCAGACGGGCGGCTCCTCCAACAGAACGCTGGCGCGATAATCGAGATCGGGCCAAACGCCATCCTCGATCATCTGCGCGAAATCGACACGCGTGGCGCAGGTCGCGAGCAGCACGCGCGGTAGCGCACGATTATTCTCATAGACATAGGCGTCCTTGGTGCGCCCGATGAATTCGAGATCGCCCGGCTTCAAATTTTTGTCGATCTCCTCGATCGGAACGCCGGTCGCGATGAAGCGCAGCCCGATGAGATCGGCGAGCGTCGAGCGATAGGAGGGATAGAGCTTGGAGAAGACGCGCTGATCGGGAAGCGCGAGATGATCGCCGACGCCGGTCGCATCCTCGAGCAGGCGCAGGCGCACCGGATTGTAGCCGAACTCCTGATCTAAGCCATGCACCAGCGACGCGTTGGGCCAGTGGAAATCTATGCCCGCGAGCTCGACGCGGTCGCGCCGATCCGGCGCCGCCGTCGCCGCGAGACGCGCGCGCAAGAGAGCGATCGTGTCGTTTTGCGTGTCCGCGCGCAGCACGTCGAAATTCTGCGGCGGCAGCGCCGTCGATTCATTGGGGCCATTGTTGAAGGCGAGATCGAGCGTCATCGTCGCGCCTACGGCGGCGAGCAGCGCATAGCGGCGCGTGGCGAGCTGCGGCGCGAAGGCGATGACGAGAAAGGCCAGCGCCACGAAGCCGGCGCTCTCGGCGAGCGGCAGGAGCGCCGCCGCGAGATGATCCTTGCTCC from Methylosinus sp. C49 encodes the following:
- the panB gene encoding 3-methyl-2-oxobutanoate hydroxymethyltransferase is translated as MAAGRFVEMKKRGEKFVVLTAYDAPTARLEAEAGVDIIMVGDSVGTNVLGYASEREVTLDDMAHHIAAVRRGAPGVYLIGDLPFATYESEAQALASAARLAQAGADCVKFEGARPEIVRALKREGYEVCCHIGLESQHQEGKRRQGKTAEAAAKLLADALALDAAGADFLVLELIPRELAAKITERLRAPTIGIGAGADCDAQVLVVHDLAALGTRDFKHNRRYVELGAALRTAVAAYAQDVREGRFPAEENGFSMEAAELAALEKIIA
- the hemH gene encoding ferrochelatase — translated: MSASRIGLLLVNLGTPQGADYWSVRRYLREFLSDRRVVDLPPLLWRPILESFVLTFRPRRSARAYRSIWNNERDEGPLKTITRAQAEKLGARFTEQNVIVDFAMRYAGPSIGEKIDALRARGCERILLFPLYPQYAASTTASVFDETARALALLREQPTLRIVPPFYDDPAYIEALAASTRAQLAALDFTPDVLIASFHGLPQAQIDRGDPYRRHCEATYDRLRAALGMSPEHLRLAFQSRFGRAQWIGPYTANMLQELAQSGVKRVAVLTPGFVSDCLETLEEIGVELRHSYLTAGGEKFARLDCLNDSEDGLRALETIARRELAGWLDT
- a CDS encoding cyclic peptide export ABC transporter; its protein translation is MRNRSLLRASARLLAPYKRQALAAALTGGAASLATVGVLAMIERALGNGLAAAEIAIFAGLCATTLAGEIVANRSNSEVVQGAVADLRKELVDKILCAPVAALERLQRHRIVTALNHDVDEICEFVRGLPFLFVSVLTALGCAAYLVFLSWRLALVAFAFAGLPIYLMRRALSTAFVLFDAERRARDELQKDYDALIEGAKELRLNRARRAVFRNDRLFARIERIRDLTTRNFVIFSTVEAIDTTSIFIVIGGLTAAQTALGETPATTGTFIVALLYMRAPVNAVIAHVAMFGRAATSFRRVVDLSESFTTAEPRLVESAAQPPSPFFGSVELRGVTFQYSQEENVVGFTLGPTDLHIRPGEIVFIVGENGGGKTTLLKLILGVYPPTSGEILVDGRPVCDAERDDYRQLFSAVFFDYFLFDDVSVSQESATAAQDYLALMEISEKTAIENGVYTTTALSAGQRKRLALVSAFAEGRPVMVFDEWAAEQDPAFRRAFYREILPDLKRRGKTLVIISHDDRYFDAADRIVTISGGKISAEA